The nucleotide window agatgcaatgAGTACAAAAGTGAGATGTTAGCTCCATTACAGCATGTCTTAAACTAAGATCAGTGACCTAATAAAAAATATAGAGCACCGAAAAATAGGCTGTCAAGCCAGGGTAAGAAAACTAATAAAATCAAGGAAAAAGACAACATTGTTTACAGGAGTAAGATTACTCCAGCTAAACAGATTCAGTAGACATCTATTCGGCAAAACAGAGTTTGTTCATACTTTAATTTGTACAAAGTATTGGTCAGCAGAAGGGTGAAGCCGCTGTCCGTTCAAAGTCAAGTTGAACTTGACGTATTTCATCACGAATGGCACTCTCTTCAGATCTCAATACAAAGATCACTTGATCCTTCATCTCTATCATTTTCTTGGCTGACATAAGTTCTTTCTCCAGATCTTTTACCTTCATAGCAGTCTTACTGATCTCTTGTTcagcttcttctctctcaagaTTGTAGTCTCTGATTCTGCCCTTTATTTCATCAAACTTGTTTTGGAATTGAATTTGCCTCTCGCTGTTCAACAGATCGTATAATGGACGTTTAATCTGCATTATATCAAATCCACACTCCTCCAAGTCCTTGAGACATGTCAGAATGTCATTGATGACCATTGAATTTTTAAGATCAGCAATGGTCAACTTTGATATCTTATCACCAAGGAAGGCATACTTTAGCATCTTTTGTAAAGCTAGCTCTTCTCGTTTCACCTCCTCATGTTCTGCTAAAGGTGAGAAGTGTGGATTTTGTGGAAATTTTGCAAATATTTCCATAGATTCAAGTGAGATCCAAACAGTGGAACTTTTCTGAAATGGCAGTGCCAGGCTCGGCTTAGGAGTTGTGATGGAACTAAGTGCAGCATCTGGCCCTTCATTAGATTGCCGAGGACTGTTCCAGACACATGGTTGGACTGTTGTAGAAGAAGCTCCTGCAAATACTGACTGGTTAACCATGCTACTGACACGGTAAAAGAACAACATGATCTAGACATAAAATATCCGAAAACTGCAAGATATCAGAAATGAAAGGCACAAGCACCTGAGTTGGGCAAAAAGGATAACCTGCAGCCCTtgtttttattagaaattgaggTTTCCTAATTTCAGAAACCCCTCtctaatatttaaattgtataaaATAATGCAGGAAACCTGGAGTTCACACTAAAAGCTCTTGCTACAAAGGAAGTCTGATTAAACTTACTCAATAAAAATTCAAACAAGCAGCAATAATTTAGCATTAGAACGCAATTTCATTGAGAACCATAAATTTCAAAACAAGATGCTAAACACATAGGTTATCAAGAATTGTCAATATGAGCCGAAATATTGTGTTAAAAGGCATGCTTTACCTGCAGAAGCACTCATCCCGTTGGCTGAAGTCAACTCAACTTGATTTGTTGCATTCTGTTCGCTAACTGTGTCATGGAGTGTGCTCCCAGATACTTGTTTCTCCACATCTATCATCAAGTAGAACATTTTGCAATGATGCAGTGAGCCAAAACAAAAAGTGCAAAGTCAGTTACCTTCTCGCACTGACAGTTTTCCATGATCAGACAGATTCTTAGTACTTTCTTTGACGCTATCCTGAATGAGAAAGAACAGAAAACAAACACCATAATCAATCAGAAATGAACAGAAAAGTAACTTTATGGAGAAAAGCAAGGGAACTCAATCGTATGGAATACATACTTCTATCAGTTACATATCACCAAAATCCATATTTTGGCCCATGCTGTAGGTAAAATACAAGCTTCAGCATGCATTATTCTGGTACTAGGTCTAATTTttttaataaggaaaaaagaaTGCCGATTATAGATTCCAATTACCCTACAGATTTGATGACAGGTGAATAAGCACCATTATAAAATGTTACCTCAACCATCTTTACTTTTGGGTCAATTAGCTTCCCATCCTTATCTTCTTCGTTCAGCTCTCTGTTGATAACATTTTCAACATCTCCTTGTTTACCGCAGTCTGTATCCGCAGTTTAGTTGAGTTCTAGACAAGTAGCAATGACTCCCAACTGTGGAATTTAAAATTTAGAGTCACTTACCCCTATCGATAGAATGTGCAGTCCCAGCTGGTGAACAATCTGTACTTTCTTCCATGACATGACCTGATTGATTATCTACCCAACCAACTTTTCCCGGTCTCCGAGTCTGCAAAAGTTAGCACAAAGTACAACAACAGTCAAGCTATAGAGAACTCTTTCTTCCCTTATCTTTTCCCATTATGATAATTTGTTATGCAAATTAACAGATTTCGTCTAAACACAGCTGAAAACAGTCATATGTTTGAATAGGTTTATCCGAAAATCAGATAATCTGAATATTCTTTGTTGATGATTTACCAGACGTATTAGAACTCAGCGAAGTTCAGTTTAACGTAGAAGCAAAATTAAATCAAGCTGTGCCCCAAGGCATTAGTCTAGTGGTAAAAGAGATGTGTGGGCTAGGAGCACGTCACAGGTTTGAACCCTATCACTATCAGAGACAAAAgcttggtatttaagtggagaagagtAGAGGGGGCAGGCTCATTATCCATCATGTTTCGAACCATGCGTCGTTGGCGCTCGCAGGTTTCttggttattaaaaaaaaagatcaaGTCGCAAGATATCAGGAAAagaggaaattaaattattaaattcggGCTGGTCAAGCAGTAGCAATAATAAATCTCTTTTTCACAGTTGACAAACTGAACAAAAAGATTGACAAACCAATTTGATATCTGACAATTGAccaatttttgtatattttcgcATGTTACCGAGATTTTTCCTGCGTGTTCAGGGGAAAAACTAAGCTCTACCAGTTATTGTTGAACAGTCTTAGAAAGCAATGGAGCACAGCATATAACATGGAAATCAATTACAATTAGAAGTCCTCCTATCCTTGTTACCTAAGAAAGAACCACTCTATCAGGTATTGCACACATGTTGTACCTTACATGAACAATAGATGACCTAAATAAGTCCAAAAACGCTAGGGCAAAAATGCAAATATGCATGAGCTAAGAAGAAGAGGGTAGAGACCAAAGGCCTGGGAAATGTTGATTATCCGATGCTTCCATAACTTTTCTTATACTTCTTAATTTCTTCACAGGATAACCACATCGTCTCTAGATTCAGAAATCTCCAAATTCTTCGTAAGATTCTTAGAATCTGATGTCCCCTTGTTAGTCTGATCCTTTGTAGCAGTTGAACTTCTATTTCGAAGAGCCGCCTGATATCATCGGCATAAAAGTAAGTAATTTTGTTACTTAATGATGCAATATCCTGAATTAATAGACTCTAGTCTCTAGCTGTGAATAATAGATGTAGCATCACAACTCCAAGCCCTCGAATCAGTAATAAAGCATCAGAAGTGTAGTGAAATCCAGCGAGAAATATCTTAAGACCTTTCTCAATGGAAAGCATTTCTCAATGGAACAAGGTGAGATATATGACAGATAACATCTCCTAATAGGCAACTGCTCCCAAGGTTTTGACATAACATCATCATTAACACGACAGATAACCACGCTTAAAAGCAGGTTATCGGTGCAAGTTAACGTGGTTAGCTAACCTGCGCTTGGAAGCCATGGGAGGGAGGGGAAGACCTAAGCGGAATCAACAGAAGAATGCGACGGATGAGCAGCGTTCTTCAGCAACTAGGAATGCAGTGCTGGAATTGTTTGTATCTCCAAAAGGGATACGAATCAAAGAACCAGAGGAAAGACCTAAATCGAGAAACATGCAAGCTGGGGAAAATAGAGAAGAAGGAGATCTAGCTAGAAGCAAAGGGAAAATGAAGGAAGGAATGAGTACTCCAAATGGCAATTACTGCTAGAGGAGACGAGACGGGGAGACAAGAGCAAGGGACAAAGAAGAACATGAATGGAACAGTACCATGCAATTATGGTACTGTAGAGAAAACTAAAGATGATGAAAAGCAGAATGAAAATAGGACCAAAACATGGGCAAACGTGGTGGTTGGGAACAAATTGGCTATGAAGGGCATGAATCTACAATTTATTGCCCCAATTGTGCAGAAATGGTGAGAAAATGGTGAAGTTAGATGCTGAAGATGTAGAACAGGAGACTGAGAAATGGAAAAGTGCTATTGTGATATACGTGATAGGAGAATCTCCCACTATTGGAGCTATGGACAGATTTGTGAATTCAATGGGTAAGTACTCAATGAAACCTCAGATCTACTATCACAATGAAGATTATTTCATTATACGATTCAGCAGTATTGAGGAAAGGGACCAAGTATTGTACTCTGGGCCACATACAATCAATAATCGGCCAATTATTATGAAGGCATGGTCGGAGGATTTCAATTTACATGATGAAGTTTTAAAGACAATTCCATTATGGGTTAAGTTGCCCAACTTACCCATTAACTGGTGGAGTATGACTGCATTAAGCAAAATAGGAAGTGCCCTAGGTAATCCTATTTATGCTGATGAATGTACGACTGGAGCAATTAGGATCTCATATGCTCGATTATTAGTAGAAATGGACATCACTAAACCCCTTCCAAGGCAGGTGAAACTACAGGATCCTAAAGGGAAGGAAATGGTACAGGAGGTGGAGTATGATTGGGAACCAAAGTACTGCAGTAAGTGTTTGAAAATAGGACATGACTGTGCTGAAAACAGGAAGCCAATGCAACAGCAAAGAAATATGCAGCAGAAGAAGGCTAACAAGGGTAGAATAATATGGGTCAGAACTGATAAAGAAGGAGGAAATGAGAATAAGGAAAATGATCAGATGAAAGAAAGTTCAGTCAATCAAAGGACTGAACCAGAACAAGGAAGAGACGAAATGCAAAATAAGGAAGCAAGTTGGATCTCAGTGGCAGGCAAATCAGCAGCAAGAGCAACCAAAGCTAAGCAACATGAGGGCCAAAGTGTTGATGAGAACAATGGATCTCAGAGTTTGATGATTGACCAAAGGAATGAAGAAGCAGGTACTAGTCAGAATAGTAGCCAAGGAGTTCAGGGGTATTATCATCATCCTTATTTCATTCCAGTATGAGTGTTATAACTTGGAATGTTAGAGGGCTGAATAAAACATACAAGCAGAAAGAAGTAAAGGAGTTTGTTAGAATAAATAATAAAGTTGTTATAGCATTAGTTGAACACAGGGTCAAAGATCTGAAAGCCaatgaaattattaaaaagataGCACCGGGTTGGGAATGGGTGTCTAATGCTAGAACAGGGCAGAAAGGTAGAATATGGGTAATGTGGGATCCTAGAATTTACATATTTGATCCTAGTGAAGTAGATGAGCAGATTATACATGGGCAGATTAGAGTGAAGTCAAAACCAGTTAACTTTGGTTTACAGCAATATATGGACTTCATACCATCAAAGATAGGAAAGCTATGTGGGAGAAGTTGAGACAGATTATTAGCAACCATCAAGGACCCTGGCTTGCAATGGGGGACTACAATGTTGTGCTACATGTAACAGATAGACAGCATGGAACAGAAGTGCAGGACATGGAAGTGAAAGATTTTAAGGAGTACATGATGGATACATGTATGAATGAATTGCAGTATGTGGGAAGGGAATATACATGGACTAATAATCACACATACAGGGGGCTGGTGAATACAGATTGGATGATGATTGTGCCTAGTTTGAAAATACAGGTGCTAGAGCCACTAATATCTCACCATTCACCTTTGAAGTTGATGATCACACAGATGCATACAAAGAAAAGCAGGCCTTTCAGATTTCTAAATTGTATTGCAGGCCATCCTCTCTTTATTCAACAAGTTGAAATGGCTTGGAAAGAGGGAAGGGAAGCTGAAAAGATGCAAACAGTCTGGCATAAATTAAAGAAGACTAAGGaacttgttaaggaattaaacACAAAGCATTATAAAGGGATTGAAGAAAGAATCAAGGAGACAAGGAATGAGTTGCAAACAGTACAGGAAGACATGAGTTACAGAATGCAACACACTGAGATAATTGAGAAAGAGAAAGTACTGAAGCATAATTTAGAGAAGTGGGTGATGATAGAGGAAAGTGTCTACAAGCAGAAATCAAGGGCAATGGCTGAAACTAGGAGATTCCAATTCAGGTTACTTCTTTGTACAGATGAAACACAGGAACAACACAAATGGAATCCAAATGTTAACAGATTACATGGGAAGGCAGCTAGTTCTAGATGATGAAATAGAGGCAGAAATCCTTGGCTACTATAGGAAGCTACTAGGATCAAAAGATGATTCCATTCCAGCTATTAATCCTAATGTAATCAGAATGGGAATAATTTTAAGTAGAGAGCAACAAATGCATCTAATCAGACAGGTAACTAAGGAAGAAATAGGAGAGGCATTGGAAGAGATTAATGATCTGAAGGCTCTGGGATATGATGGATTCAATGCTGTATTTTTCAAAACGGCATGGGGAAGTATAGGAGAAGAGGTGACACAAGCTGTTGAGGAGTTCTTTGATACTGCACAAATGTATAAACCAGTGAACTGTACTACCATAACTTTGATCCCTAAAGTCAAAAATCCTACAAGTATCAAAGAGTTCAGGCCCATCTCATGTTGCACAGTGATTTACAAGGTGATTTCTAAGGTATTAACTAAGCGTGTAATGGATGATTTGGTTGATAATACTCAGGCTGCCTTTGTACCTGGAAGAGCTATCACTGATAATATTATCTTAAGCCATGAATTGGTTAAAGGGTATGGGAGAAAAGGAGTATCACCAAGGTGCATGATGAAGCTAGACATGCAGAAAGCATATGACTCAATAGAGTGGGAGTTTATGGAACAAATGTTGCATGCCTTAGCCTTCCCAGCACAGTTTGTCAGATAGATAATGAGTTGTATGGGGACAGTCACATATACTATTCTGATTAATGGGGTTCAAACAAGACCCTTTGAAGCAAAAAGAGGTTTAAGACAAGGGGACCCTCTGTCCCCTTATTTGTTTGTCCTTGCAATGGAGTACCTGACAAGATGGCTAAAAATGCTCAACAATAATCCAGATTTTAACTACCATCCCAAGTGTGCAAAGATGCAAATCTTGCAACTTGGGTTTGCTGACGATCTTTTACTGTTTTGCAGGGGAGATTTGAAGTCA belongs to Nicotiana tabacum cultivar K326 chromosome 6, ASM71507v2, whole genome shotgun sequence and includes:
- the LOC142161648 gene encoding DUF724 domain-containing protein 6-like isoform X1 encodes the protein MIVRFKTRRPGKVGWVDNQSGHVMEESTDCSPAGTAHSIDRDCGKQGDVENVINRELNEEDKDGKLIDPKVKMVEDSVKESTKNLSDHGKLSVREDVEKQVSGSTLHDTVSEQNATNQVELTSANGMSASAGASSTTVQPCVWNSPRQSNEGPDAALSSITTPKPSLALPFQKSSTVWISLESMEIFAKFPQNPHFSPLAEHEEVKREELALQKMLKYAFLGDKISKLTIADLKNSMVINDILTCLKDLEECGFDIMQIKRPLYDLLNSERQIQFQNKFDEIKGRIRDYNLEREEAEQEISKTAMKVKDLEKELMSAKKMIEMKDQVIFVLRSEESAIRDEIRQVQLDFERTAASPFC
- the LOC142161648 gene encoding DUF724 domain-containing protein 6-like isoform X2; this translates as MEESTDCSPAGTAHSIDRDCGKQGDVENVINRELNEEDKDGKLIDPKVKMVEDSVKESTKNLSDHGKLSVREDVEKQVSGSTLHDTVSEQNATNQVELTSANGMSASAGASSTTVQPCVWNSPRQSNEGPDAALSSITTPKPSLALPFQKSSTVWISLESMEIFAKFPQNPHFSPLAEHEEVKREELALQKMLKYAFLGDKISKLTIADLKNSMVINDILTCLKDLEECGFDIMQIKRPLYDLLNSERQIQFQNKFDEIKGRIRDYNLEREEAEQEISKTAMKVKDLEKELMSAKKMIEMKDQVIFVLRSEESAIRDEIRQVQLDFERTAASPFC